The Polyangium mundeleinium genome contains the following window.
CTTGCGCGCCGCCGTGTCGGCCGACGCCGTCGGATCGATCAGGGAGCAGGTATTGATGCCGTCGTCGTCGTCCTCGATGATGACCGTCGTGCAGTTCGCCGCGAGGAGGAAGACCTTGGTGTCGTTCCCCGTCGTGCAGCTCCCCACCGCCGGGACGAAGGTCTCGATCTTCACGTCCGCGACCGCGGGCACGGTGAACGAGTAGTGGTCCCTGTCGCCGACGGGGCTGATCTTGCCGGTGACCGCGAAGGGCGGCTTGAGCGGGCCGCTCGCGCTCGCGCACGCGGCGTTCGGCTCGGTCTCGACGAGGACGCAGGTGCTCGGCGTGCCGTAGCACGCGAAGAACGGCTCGGATTGGCAGGTGGCGGTGCAGCCGTCGCCGGCCGTATGGTTGCCGTCGTCGCAGGTCTCGGCCGCCACGTTCACGTAGCCGTCGCCGCAGGTCGCCACGACGCAGCCCGGGAGGCAGGCGTCGTCGTCGTTCATGTTGCCGTCGTCGCACGCCTCGGTGCCGGCCGGGATGCCGTCGCCGCAGACCGTCTTGCAGACGCTCGGCTGGCCGGTGCACACGTACCCGAGCTGGGCCTTGCAGGTCGCGTCGCAGCCGTCGCCGGGGTTCGTGTTGCCGTCGTCGCAGGTCTCGGTGCCCTTCATGACGCCGTCGCCGCAGATCGGGGCGCAGACGTTCGGCGTGCCCGCGCAGGTCCAGCCCACCTCGAGCGCGCACGCGGCGTTGCAGCCGTCGCCGGCCACGGCGTTGCCGTCGTCGCAGGTCTCGGCGCCCGTGAGGATGCCGTCGCCGCAGAGCGAGAGGACGCAGACGTTCCCCGCGCAGATGTTGTTCGTGCAGTCGCCGTTCACGAGGCACGCCTTGCCGAGGTCGCAGGTCGGGCAGGTGCCGCCGCCGCAATCCGCGTCCGTCTCGGCGCCGTTCTTCACGGTATCCGTGCACGTCGGCACCTGGCAGAGTTTGCCCGTGCAGATGCCGCTCTGGCAATCGGCCGGCTGATTGCAGGCGAGGCCGTCGGCGCAGGGGCCACAATCCGCGCCGCCGCAGTCGACGCCGGTCTCGGTCCCGTTCTGGACCGTGTCCGTGCAGTTCGAGGCCTGGCAGATGCCCGTCGTGCAGACCGTGCTCGCGCAATCCGAGTTCACCGAGCAAATGAGGCCGGCGGCGCAGGGCGAGCAGTTCGGACCGCCGCAGTCGACGTCCGTCTCGTTGTGGTTCGTGACCTCGTCCGTGCAGGTCGGCAAGCAAATCGAGCCCGAGCAGGAGCCGCCCACGCAGTCGCTGTCCTGCGCGCAGCCGAGGCCGGGACCGCAGGGGCTGCAGCTCGCGCCGCCGCAATCGACGTCCGTCTCGTCGCCATTCTCGACGGTATCCGTGCACGTGGGCGTCTGGCAGACGCCGGCGTTGCACACGCCGCTCTGGCAATCGGGGGCCACCGTGCAGACGAGGCCGTCGGCGCAGGGGCCACAATCCGCGCCGCCGCAGTCGACGTCCGTCTCGGCGCCGTTCTTCACGGTGTCGCCGCACTCGGCGGGGACGCACTCGTTGTTCGCGCAGACGTTTTCGGGGCAGTCGGCGGGCGCGAGGCACTCGACGCACGTGCCCGCGCCGTCGCAGAGCTTGCCCTCGTTCGAGGTGCAGGCGTCGCCGGCCGCACGCGGCTTGTTCTCCGGCTGCCCCGCATTGCAGACGTCCTCGGTACAATCGTTCTGATCGTCGAGGACGTCGCTGTCGTCGTTCTCGAGCGTGAGCTTCCCCTGGCCGTCGCAAATCTCGCGGGCGCAGTCGCCGGGCATCTGCGTATCGCTCGGGGTGCCCATGGGGGCGAACGTTTCGCCACAGACGCGGTCCGTGCAGGTGCGCGTCCGGCAGACCGTGTCGGCGCCGGGGCAATCCGCGGGCGCCGAGCACGCGCCCATACCGCCCGCCCCGCCTTCACCCCCGGCGCCGCCGGTGGTGTCCGGGGGATCCGTGCTCTCGCAGCCCGCGCCCGCGCTCACGGCCATGAGGAGCGCGAAGGTCGCCGCGGCGTACCTTTTGATTCCCAAGCTTCTCCATCGACTCATGGGCGACATGCCCTTTCTCCCGATCGGCGCCATGCCGGCGCGAGGGACCACACGGCCCGCCGCCCCCGGGGACGCCGGACTTTCCCGTTTGCCAACACGTGACCTCACCACAGGCGAAAAAACCGGTCAAGGGGTAGATCGGCCCGGAAGCACCCTCGGACACGCGTTTTCGGGGCTATGGCCGGCCTCGCCTTCGGCCGCATGCTCCCGCTTCGTGTCGACTCTGCGGTCTGCCCCACCCAACCCCTCGGCCTCGGTGGGGGGAACACGAGCGTCGGATCAAGGCCGCGCGGGGGCGCCGGATTGTTTCTGCTTCAGGTAGAAGAAGTCCCGAGGTGCGGGCTTCGATACATATCCGGTCTTTGTGTATTCGACCTTTTCGATGAGCGTCGAGACGACCGCGGGCGGGGTCGAATGGTCGTACAGGAGGAACCGTGTATACGACCAGTTGATGTCGAGCTCCGCGGCGGACGCGGCGCCGGCTGATTTCATCGCCGCCGCGAGATCACGCGCCCATACCCACTCGCCGATCGCGAAGAGGAGCGTCGTGCCGTCCTCGTGCAGGCCGATCGCCGTGCGGCGAATCTCGCGATCGCCGCCCTCGGCCGCGCCCCAGAGCCGCGCCGTGTCCTCGGCCGGAAGCCGCGGGTGCAGCGCGCCGCCCTCGATCAGGCAGGGCGGCGTCTGCCGGTAGGACCAGATCTCCGCGGTGACGGGCGCGAGCGCCGGGAAGCTCGCGATTCGCACGGACCCGTCCCCGAGCAGCGCCACCGTGCAGCCGTCCTCTCGCGGCGCCAAAAAAACGTCGCCGTCGACCATCATCCCCCATTGGCCGTGCTTCGCCATGAACCCGCCATTGAACACCGCAATCAGCGAAGGCAGATCCGCCGCGGGGACGAGGCCGGGTCGTCGATCTTTTGACACCACCGTCGACGTAGGCTCCTCCGTGCCTGCGACGAGGCGCAGGTCGACCCGGCGCAGATCGATCGCCACGAGGACGACATATGGGTGGGGTTTGATGGGGTGGGGGTGGACCATGGCGCGCGCGAGCGCGCCGGTGCCGCGCGCGGCGCCCTCCTCGATCGGCGTGAAGACACCGTCGCCGGGTTTGGCGGTGCGCGCGTGGGGCGGCGGGAACGCGGGGGGCGGAAAAGGAGGACCCGAATTCGTGGGAGCAGGAACCTTTGGTGCAGCAGCGGTCTCTGGAGGGCTCGGTTCCGCAGGCTTTGGCGGCGGCGTCACGACGGGCGGCGCCGCGGGGATCGCCGCGGATCGCGGCGGCGGCGCCGAATGATCGAGGGCAGGGGGCGTCCCGCCGCACCCGCAGGCGAGGATCGAAAGGAACCACGGGAAGAACCGACGGACCATGCCCGGCCGCCATTAGCACAAGTCGCGCGCCGAGCACCTGAACTGCGAAAGAAAAGCAGCGCGGCGGGAATTTCCAAGCCGCGGGCGACGGAATCTTGCATCATCGTCCGAATACGTGCGGAAGCGCGCGCCGGCCCGCGGAGAGACCATAACGTGCCGCGCAAATGTGCTTCCCTCTAGCGGGATAACCGAGTACGCCTAGCCCTTGCCCATCTCTCGCCCACTTCCCTTTCGAGGGCGAGAGCGTCTCCGTTGGTGGAGGAATTCGATGAAGCGCTCCGTTCGTTGTCTCACCATGCTCACGGCGCTGGTCGGGGCTTCCTTCGCTCATGCGAAGGAGCTGCCGAACTTCGATGCTTCTTATCGCGCGCAGCCGACGCCCGCCGGGGCCCCGCGCATCTTACGGTCCCCCATCGGCGGACACGTCACCTCGGTGCATCCGCACTCGGGCGCCCCCACGTTCTTCTGGGCCGCGCGGGATCAGGCCGGCACGCAGGCGCTCGTCGCGAGCACGAAGCCCGACCTCGCCGCGCGCAAGGCGCTCGTCTCCGCGGCGGAGATGTTGAAGGTCCCCGAAGCCGCCATCCAGGGCACGGTCGTGCGTGAAATTCACGATCGCGGCGCGGGCGGCGTCGTCGTGCGCCTCGGCCAGGAGATCGACGGCGTCGAGGTCTTCCGCGGCGGCGCGAACGTCATGCTCGATCGGAGCCACCGCCTCGTGGCGGCCGCGAACAACCTCCACCCGGCCGCGTTTGCCGGAAACAAGCGGGTATCGCGCACGTTCGTCGTGACACCCCAGGGCGCCCTCGCCAGCGCGTTCCGGGATTTCCACGGGACCGAGCTCCCCACGGCGAACCTCATCCCACGCGGGGAAAAAGGCCGTTACCAGACCTTTGATCTCCTGCCCGCGCAGGGGCACGCGCTGGGAGGCCCCGCGCGTGTGAAGAAGGTGTATTTCCCGCTGCCGGATCGCCTCGTTCCCGCGTACTACCTCGAAATCCGCCCGCGCGAGGTGGACCAGAAAAACGCGGGGCTCTACGGTTATGTGATCGCGGCCGACGACGGGCGTGTCCTTTATCGGCAGAACCTATCGCACGACGTGGTCTTCAATTACAGGGTATGGGCCGAAGCGAACGGCGACAAACGCCCCCTCGACGGCCCGCAGGCCGATTACACGCCGCACCCGACGGGCGTGCCCGACGGCTCCCAGCCCGACTTCATCGCGCCGGTGCTGGTGTCGATGGATGGCTTCAACAAGAACCCCCAGGGCACCTTCGATCCGTGGCTGCCCTCCGGGGCGACCGAGACGTCGGGCAACAACGTCGACGCGTACGCCGACCACTACCAGCCGGACGGCTTCAGCAATAACGACACGCGCCCGACCGTCACGTCCCCCGGCACGTTCGATCGGACGTACGACGTGAACCTCACGCCGACGGCGAACCCGAACCAGATCATGGCCGCCACCACGCAGCTCTTCTACGTGACGAACTGGCTGCACGATTACTGGTACGACTCGGGCTTCGACGAGGCCGCGGGCAACGCACAGAAGAGCAACTACGGCCGCGGCGGCGCGGAGGGGGATCCGCTCCGCGCCGAGGCGCAGGACGACGCGTTCCAGAGCCGCGACAACGCGAACATGCAGACGCCTGCGGACGGCGAGTCGCCGATCATGCAGATGTACCTCTGGACGGGCGCGTCCGCGCGCAGCCTCACGACGAACCCCGGCGGCAAGAACCACGGCACCGACGTGGCCGAGTTCGGGCAGCAGGTGTTCAACACGACCGGCGCCCTCTCGCTCGTCAACGACCAGTCCACGGCCACGACGAACGAGACGCCCGGCACCTTCGGCGACGGCTGCCAGTCCATCAAGAACAACGTGTCCGGCAAGATCGTCGTCATCGATCGCGGCTCCTGCACGTTCAAGCAGAAGGCCGTGAACGCGCAGGCCGCGGGCGCGATCGGCATGATCCTCGCGAACAACGTGAACGAGCCGGCCCCGCCGTACATGCCGAACGGGCAGCCGAACGGGACCGTGACGCTCCCGGTCCTGTCCATCACGCTCGAGTCGGCCGCGGCGATCAAGCTGGCGATGATGGGCGGCGACGTGACGGCCACGATGGTCCGCTCGGCCACGGGCGTCGAGCGCGACGGCACGATCGACAACCACATCGTCGCGCACGAGTGGGGCCATTACCTGCACAACCGGCTCGCGTACTGCGGCGCCAACATGTGCGGCGGCATGGGCGAGGGCTGGGGCGACACGGTCGCCCTCCACATGACGCTGCGCGAGGGCGACGATCTCGACGGCGTCTTCGGCATGAGCGTCTACGCCACGGCCTCGCTCGGCGACAGCGGCTACTACGGCATCCGGCGTGTCCCGTACTCGACCGACATGACGAAGAACGGCCTGACCTACCGGCACATCGTCGACAACGAGGCGCTGCCGGATCATCCGATGGCCGTGGTCCCCGCACCGAACTCCGAGGTGCACAACGCCGGCGAGGTGTGGGCGACGATGATGTTCGAGGCGACGATCGCCCTCCTCAAGCGCAGCCAGGAGCCGGGCGCTCCCTACGACTTCGAAGGGGCTCGCCGGCGCATGGCCGACTACATCGTCACGTCGCTGAAGATGGTGCCGCCGGACGCGACGTACCTCGAGCAGCGCGACGCGATCCTCTCGGCCGCGTTCGCGGTCGACGTGAAGGACATGGAGGTCCTCGCCAAGGCCTTCGCCAAGCGCGGCGCGGGCTCGTGCGCGGTCTCGCCGGAGCGCGACTCCGGTGACAACGTGGGCGTGGTCGAGAGCTTCGAGGTCAAGGCTTCGGTCTCCGATCTCGCGGGCGGGCTCGACGACGCCGTGCAGTCCTGCGACGCCGACGGGCGCCTCGACGCCCAGGAGACGGGCCGCGTGACGATCGAGCTGAAGAACACGGGCGTCGTGCCGCTCACGGACGCGGTCGCGAGCGTGACGGCGCAGCAGGCGGGCCTCTCGTTCCCGAAGGGCACGCAGGTGCAGTTCGGCACGGTCCCGCCCTTCGGGACGGCGAAGACCACGATCGACGTGGCCCTCGACGGCTCGGTCGCCGGCATCAGCTCGGTGAAGCTCGACATCGCCGTGACGAGCGCGCAGACGTGCGAGCCCAAGTCGACGCTCGTCGAGGTGCCGTACATCAACTACGACAACGTGCCGGCGTCGGCCACGATCGAGAGCGCCGAGAGCGACATCGAGACGTGGAAGAAGTCGGGCGACGGCGCCGATCGGGTCTGGAGACGCATCCAGAACGGCCCGCCGAACCACGTCTTCCACGGCGTGGACCTCGGCAGCATGAGCGACACCTCGTTCGAGTCGCCGGTGATCGTCGCGGGCCCCGGGCCGCTCACGATCACGATGAAGCACCGCCACGAGTTCGAGGTGGGCCCGCCGCCGCAGGGCGGTGGGTCCGTCAACTACGACGGCGCGGTCCTCGAGATCTCGACGAACGACGGGCAGAGCTGGCAGGACGCGAGCCAGTTCGCGAACGTGCCCTACACCGGCCAAATCACGGACATCTCCGACAACCCGCTCGGCAAGCGGCAAGGCTTCACGAACCGGAACGCGGCGTGGCCGGGCTTCAGCACGATGACGCTGAACTTCGGCACCTCGCTCGCCGGCAAGTCGTTCAAGTTGCGCTTCCGCATCGGCACCGATCCGGCGGCCGGCGCGTACGGCTGGGAGATCGACGACATCGACGTGAAGGGCGCGGTGAACAAGCCGTTCGCGTCGATCGTGGAGGACAGCACGAACTGCGTGGGCCTGCCCGTGGCGAACGCCGGCGCGGACCTCGTGGTGTCAGGTGGTGATCAGGTCGAGCTCGATGGTTCGAAGAGCAGCGATCCGGAGGGCGACAAGCTGACGTTCAAGTGGACGCAGTCGGAAGGGCCCGAGGTCGCGCTCGTGGGAGGCGACCAGCCGAGGCCGACGTTCGTCGCGCCCGACGTTCAGGCCGAGACGACGCTCACGTTCCAGCTCACCGTCTCCGACGGCAAGGGCCTGGCGAGCGACCTCGTGAAGGTCACCGTTCTGCCGGGCACGGGGAGCAGCGGCGACGGCGGCGCGGGCGCCGGCGGCAACCCGGGCGTCGGCCCGATCATCGTCGAAGACGGTGGTTGCGGCTGCGCGGTCGTGGGTGACGAGCAGAAGAGCCCGGCCCTGCCTGCGGCGGCGGCCCTCGGCCTGCTCGGCGCGGTGTTCGCGCGGCTGCGTCGCCGGAACCGCAACTGACCCGTCACGGGCTGGAGGCGGCGGCCCGCTGCGCCGCTGCCTCCAGCGCCTTCTGCCAGTCCCCCCGCATCGAAGCGCTCACCGTGTGCCCCACGCCGGGGTAGGTGGTGAGCTCCGCCGAAAAGCCCACCGCGACGAGCGCGCGTACGGTCTCGGTCGCGCCGGCGTGCGGCACCATCGTGTCCGCGTCGCCGTGGAACGCGTGGACGGGCGGCGCGAGTTTTCCCATGGGCCACGCGCTCGGGTAGAGCGGCGGCGCGAGCAAGCCGGCGAGGGGAAGCGCCTCGCCGACGCGCTCGGGGTGTTTGACCGCGAGCGTGAAGCTCAGCATGCCTCCCTGGGAAAATCCCGTCACGATCGGCCGGCCGCGCGTCGGCCGTGTTCGTTCGAGCTCCTCCAGCATCGCCGCGAGCCCGTCGGCCGCGAGCGACGTGCCCTCCGCGAGTTTTGCCGGATCTCGACGCGCGAGCGGGAACCAGGAGAAGCCGTCGCTGTAGGGCGAGGTCCCGTACGGAACGACGACCCGCATGCGACCTTCGATGCGATCGAACAGCCGAACGAACGACTCCGGACGATCGCCGAGCCCGTGGATCGCCACCACGAGCGGCAACCGTTCCGTCGCGGCAGCGCCGCCCGTCACGCGTTCGAGGTAGCGGATTCCGGCGGCTTCGGGCGGCCCGGACGCGGGCTTCGCCTCGGTCCGTGGGGCCGCGCTGCCCGGCGGAGGCTCCGGCGGCGTGTCTCGCCCGCACGCGGGCGCGAGAAGCACGAGCGCGAGGAAGATGCTGCCCGTCGCGCGGATCATGCCGACGCCAGGCGCGCGGCCCGCTCCCGTTCGCGTCGCGGCGGCGGCAGGATCGACGCGCCGAAGAGCACCCGCCGCGGCGCCTCGCCCGCGACCTCCTCGCGCCACGACAGGGCCCACTCGGCCCAGGGGATGTGCTGATCCCGGAACAGGATTTTCCGTAGATCGAGCGGCTTGGGCTCCGCCGCCGGGCGCTCGCCACGCACAGCGGGAGGCACGAGCGGCCCGCTGAAGCCGGCGTCGAGCGCGTAGATCACCTCGGTCCGGTAGCCATCGCCCGGCCAGAGCACGAGGCCCTCGTCGGCGATGTCGTACGGCACGTCGTCGCCGAGCGCGGCGCGGATCTGCTCGCGCACGAGATCCACGCCGGCCATGCGGTAAAACCCGGCGATCGCGTTCTCGAACAGGATACGATCCGCGCCCTCGAGCGCGTCGACGAACCCCGGCTCGACCACGCTCGCCACGACGAGCCCGCTCTGCTCCTCGAACGCGATCACGGCCTTTGCCTTGGAGAGCGCGTCGCACGCGAGCTCCAGGCGCAGCCGGTTCGATCCGAGCTCGACGCTCTGCACGGTGATGGCGCCCGCGCGGAAGCGGGGGCAGGCGGCGAGCAGGCCGCTCACCTCGCGATCGACGGCGCGCCGCACGGTCTCGCGCAGATCGTCGAGTTGCTCCTGCAGGCCTCGCAGCGAGCCGTGGCCGTGCTCGATGCCGCGGGACTCGTCGAGATCGGCGCGGCGCGCGGCGCGACGCAGTTTTCCGTACAGCTTGGGCAACGTGCCCGAGTGAAACCCCGGGCGCATCAGCGTGCCCACGGTCTCGCCCTGATGACCGATCGGCACGGGACCCAGGTTTTTCGCGCGGTTCTCGCGGTAGAGGCGGAAGTTCTCCTTGAACTCCCACACGAGGAAGCCGAACACGCTCGGGAAGAGGAAGACCGTGGTCGCCGCGATCGTCCCGCCGATCACCGGGCCGAGCGGGGCGAGCGCGTGGTTCATGACCGTCAGCATCTCCGCGAGCTGCTGGATCAGCATCTTCTGCGCGACCGTGACCACCGGGAAGTGCTTCACCGGGTTGATCTCGGGCTCGATCAGCAGCGTGATGTAGAGCCGGATCACGTACGCCACGAAGAACCACACGAGCCCGAGCGTGGCCTTCAGCGGGATCGTGGCGCGCTTGTCGCCCTCCCGGAAGCGCAGGAATTCGTCGACCCGGTAGAGCGTCCGCTCCGAGAGCTCCAGCATCGCGCGGAAGATGCCCATCACGAGCCGCACGAGTCCCGGCAGCGCGCGCCCCTTGAGCGCCTCCCAGCCGAGCGCGATCTGATCGAACACGACCTCCTGCGCGACGAGGCCCACGCGCGTGTTGAGCAGGACGCTCGCCGCGACGAACACGCCGGCCGCGCCGAGGGGCCCGATCACGCCGGGTACGTCGCGCAGCGGCGTGGCCATGTAGAGGATCGTCGCGACCACGAGCGGCATCAGCACGTAACGCGCGAGCGCCCGCGCGAGGCCGCTCTCCAGCACGCGCCGGATCGGCCCGAGGGAGAAGACCCAACGCGGCAGGCGCACGAAGACGGCGGCGAGCGCGTGGCCGAGCATCGACAGGAGCCGCATCGCCCCCGCGCGCAGGGCCTCGCTGTGGATGAGCCCGAAGAGCACGGCGGTCATCACGAGCAGGGAAGGCGTGCTCACGAGGTGCGGCGGCACGAAGCCGAGCGCCTTCGCGGCCGGCCCGACCATGTGCTGCAGGCCCTCCAGCACCACGAACGCGCCGCCGGCCGGCAGGATCACGAAGAGCGTGACGAGCCGACCGACCTTCGTGCCGAAGAACACGCTCGACACCTTCTGCAGAGCGCGCAGGTACACCTCGCCGCGCCGGTAGACGCCGTCGAGCGCGACGTCGAGCGCGCGATCGGCGAGCAGCAGCGGATCGCCGCGCACGAGCTCACGCGGGTGCGCGACGTCGCCCATCTTGAGCTGGCTCCGGGAGAGCGCGTCGCGGAGCTGCCCGATGCTCAAGAACCCGCGCGCCACCACCTGATCGCAGAGCTCCTCGACGAGCTTCTTGCGCGCCACGTGCTCGGGCACGCTCGCGGGCCGGAGCCCCACGCCGTCGAGCGTCCCCTCGATGACCGGCCGGAGCGTCTTCCGTACGTTCTCCTCGGCCCGCCGCACCGCCATCCGCAAGAGCCGCGCGACGAGCCGTCGATCCGCGGACGGCATCTCCACGTGCCGCAGCTTTTGCAACGCGCTCCGCAGGTGCCGCGCGATCTTGAGCGGCCGCGTCGCCGGCAGCTTCCGCACGATCGGGCGATCGCCGAGCGAGAGCGCCCACGTCACGAGATCGATCGCCGACGCCCCGCGCTCGTGCGCCACGCAGGCCCGCTGCAGATCGTAGAGCAGCCGCGCCTCGACCGGATACCGGAGCGCCTGCCGTTCGCTCGCCGTCACCGCGAGCGGCATCAGCGACGAGGTCCACGGCACGCGCGGCGCGCTCTCCGCGCTCTCGCCGGGGCCCACGAGCGCGCTGTCGAGCCGCGCCCCGAGCGCGTCGAGATCCCGCTGCACCTGCGCGCGCAGCTTGACCTGCTGATCCTCGCCCGCTGCGGGCATCGCCGCGAGGAGCGAGAGCGCGGCCCGCACGTGGTTGCCCTCGGCGCGCGCCTTTTCGGCCTGGACCACGAGCTTCTGCGCCCCCGCGACCGTCGTCGCGCGCCGCGACAGGAACCCGGGCAGCACGTCGAGCGCGGGCAGCGCCGAGTACGTCGGCGTCGTCGACTCCCTGCCGAACGGCGCGTCCGTCGGATCCGCCGCGCCCTCGGGCCGGCACGCCGCGAGCAGGGCGCGGGCGTCCACGTCTCCGCCGAGCACCGCGAGCGCCCGCGACGTATCCCGCAGCGTCGGAAAGGTCCTCGCCACGAGGCGCGGGGCGAAGTGGTGGAGCTCCAAGAAGAGCGCGGCGAACTCCGTGTACACCTCGGCGTCGTCGGCCGGGGGCAGGAGCAAATCGTCGGCGCGGAGCACCCGCCGGATCTCGTCGAACTCCGTCTGCCCGATCCGATCGATCCGCGCCCGGATCGCCGCCTCGTCGAGCGCGCCGCGGCGCCGCGCGGCTTCGAGCGCGAGGTGCACCTGCCCGTGGAACGCCCCGCGCCAGAGCCGCGTCAGCACCTCGGCCGGCGACGCGTCGAGGATCTCCGAGCCCTTCGGCCGGGGCAGGAGCACCACGTGCTCGGGCAGCTTCGCACCGGCCTCGCCGAGCTCCGCGGCCGGCACGAGCGCAAGGAGCTCGTCCCGCCCGAGCGCGTAACACGACGGATGCGGCACCTGCAGCCCGATGCCCACGATCCGCCGGTGGCGCTTGATCACGCGGGCGACGAGGCGGCTGTCCACCACGAGCGTCCCGGTCTCCGCGCTTCGCAGGCTTCGCTCGATGGGGGTCGTGTCCATGCGCAAGGGCGGGGCGACGGATCCCGAGCGCCGCGCTCGGCCCCACTTACACCACGCAGCGCGGAGGCACAACGACCCGGGCGGAAAGCAATTGGCCGTCCGGGTCCCCCCGACTTCGGGAGACGGTGGGCCCGGCTCTCGGCGCGCGCCGCGAGGCCTCATGGGCAGGGGGGCGCTGGCGCGTGGATCTCGGCGGTAGCCGAAGCGAGCGGGCGGCGCTTTTGAAGAGGAGACGACGCATGGCTCATGCATTCCATCGGTCCTTCCGCCGCGCCTTCACGCTGCTCGCGCTCGCGTCCGCGGGCGTGTGGGGCTGCGGCACGGACGCGGGGGAGAACCGTCCGAGTCCGGCCAAGGAGGAGCCTTCGGAGCCGCTCTCGCTCGGACAGATCCTGGCCGTCGTGTCGACCGTCAATCAAAACGAGATCACGAACGCGGAGACGGCGCGGCTCCGGGCCACGGGCGACGGGGTCCGGTCCTACGCGGAGCGGGTCGCCGCCGAGCATCAAGCGATCGAGACGCGCATCCAGGCGCTCCAGGAGAAGCTCCGGATCAAGCAGGAGGGCAGTGAGATGCAGTCGAACCTCCGCCACGAGGCCGAGCGCGCGGGCGAGCTGCTCCGGACCGTGCCGGCCGCGGATTTCGACGTCACCTACCTCAACGCCCAGATCGGCGGGCACCAGCGCGCGATCACGCTCCTCGACGCGCAGCTCATCCCGAACGCCGAGTCGGCGGAGGTCGAGACCTTCCTGCGCGAGGTGCGCGCCTCGCTCGCGCAGCACCTCGCCCAAGCGCGGCGCCTCCGCAGCCGCTTCCCGATGCTGCCGGGCGACCGGATCTGAGAGGGTGTCCCCCAGGCTGCTGCGCGGCTCGATGCGTCGGTCGGCCTCGCTCGACGTACAGTGTACGCCTCGCTCGGCCTCCCTAGCCTCGAGCCGCTCGCGACGCCTGGGGAACACCCTCGGACCTGCGCAGGGCCGATAAACACGAAAAAGATCCCGGACGCTCGGATCGGACAGGGTACGTCCGATCTGAGCGTCGATTTCGGGCGGCCCACCACCATTGCATGATAATCTCGGCGATGGGTGGCGTCATGGACGGGGAGCCGGCGGCCGTCGGGCTCGCCGCGGCCGATCGTGGCCTCTCTCGTCCTGCGCCTCGGGGGCCGCTTTTTTCTTTTTTGCCTCACCCGCGAAGGAATGGATGCCATGCTTGTCTTGACAAACAATAGCTTCGGCCTCGTTTCGTCGGCCGTGCGATGGATCCGCCATGCCGCCGCTCGGTGATCGCCGGACGTATCTGCCGCGCGTCGCGGCCCCGCGCTGGGTCGTCTTCGCCGATTTCGACGAGACCTACCTCGCGCACGACGGCTCGCCCGAGCGCCGCCGCGATCGGCGCTCGCTCGAGCAGCTCCTCCTCGAAGAGGCCACCGCGCTCGGCCTCGTCTTCGGCTGGGTCGCCGACGGGCCCATCGACGTCGTCGCCGCCACGGTCGGCACCCACGGCTTGCGCGTCGTGCCCCATTTCATCGCGAGCTCCTGGGGCGCCGAACTCGATTTTTTCTCCCGCGAGGAGGGCCGCCGCCCGGTCGCCGAGTGGGACGCGCGCGTCGCGCAGAGCGGCTTTTCGAGGGCCCGCGTCGCCTCCGCGCTCGACGATCTCCTCCGCCGCGGCATTCCCTTGGTCCGCCGCGAGCAGGCGGGCCGGCGCATCGACAGTTACACGTTCCAGCCGAGCGGACGCGGCAGATCCCCCGAGATCACCTCGATCCTCCACAAGGTCGCCGAGCGC
Protein-coding sequences here:
- a CDS encoding M36 family metallopeptidase, with translation MKRSVRCLTMLTALVGASFAHAKELPNFDASYRAQPTPAGAPRILRSPIGGHVTSVHPHSGAPTFFWAARDQAGTQALVASTKPDLAARKALVSAAEMLKVPEAAIQGTVVREIHDRGAGGVVVRLGQEIDGVEVFRGGANVMLDRSHRLVAAANNLHPAAFAGNKRVSRTFVVTPQGALASAFRDFHGTELPTANLIPRGEKGRYQTFDLLPAQGHALGGPARVKKVYFPLPDRLVPAYYLEIRPREVDQKNAGLYGYVIAADDGRVLYRQNLSHDVVFNYRVWAEANGDKRPLDGPQADYTPHPTGVPDGSQPDFIAPVLVSMDGFNKNPQGTFDPWLPSGATETSGNNVDAYADHYQPDGFSNNDTRPTVTSPGTFDRTYDVNLTPTANPNQIMAATTQLFYVTNWLHDYWYDSGFDEAAGNAQKSNYGRGGAEGDPLRAEAQDDAFQSRDNANMQTPADGESPIMQMYLWTGASARSLTTNPGGKNHGTDVAEFGQQVFNTTGALSLVNDQSTATTNETPGTFGDGCQSIKNNVSGKIVVIDRGSCTFKQKAVNAQAAGAIGMILANNVNEPAPPYMPNGQPNGTVTLPVLSITLESAAAIKLAMMGGDVTATMVRSATGVERDGTIDNHIVAHEWGHYLHNRLAYCGANMCGGMGEGWGDTVALHMTLREGDDLDGVFGMSVYATASLGDSGYYGIRRVPYSTDMTKNGLTYRHIVDNEALPDHPMAVVPAPNSEVHNAGEVWATMMFEATIALLKRSQEPGAPYDFEGARRRMADYIVTSLKMVPPDATYLEQRDAILSAAFAVDVKDMEVLAKAFAKRGAGSCAVSPERDSGDNVGVVESFEVKASVSDLAGGLDDAVQSCDADGRLDAQETGRVTIELKNTGVVPLTDAVASVTAQQAGLSFPKGTQVQFGTVPPFGTAKTTIDVALDGSVAGISSVKLDIAVTSAQTCEPKSTLVEVPYINYDNVPASATIESAESDIETWKKSGDGADRVWRRIQNGPPNHVFHGVDLGSMSDTSFESPVIVAGPGPLTITMKHRHEFEVGPPPQGGGSVNYDGAVLEISTNDGQSWQDASQFANVPYTGQITDISDNPLGKRQGFTNRNAAWPGFSTMTLNFGTSLAGKSFKLRFRIGTDPAAGAYGWEIDDIDVKGAVNKPFASIVEDSTNCVGLPVANAGADLVVSGGDQVELDGSKSSDPEGDKLTFKWTQSEGPEVALVGGDQPRPTFVAPDVQAETTLTFQLTVSDGKGLASDLVKVTVLPGTGSSGDGGAGAGGNPGVGPIIVEDGGCGCAVVGDEQKSPALPAAAALGLLGAVFARLRRRNRN
- a CDS encoding alpha/beta hydrolase produces the protein MIRATGSIFLALVLLAPACGRDTPPEPPPGSAAPRTEAKPASGPPEAAGIRYLERVTGGAAATERLPLVVAIHGLGDRPESFVRLFDRIEGRMRVVVPYGTSPYSDGFSWFPLARRDPAKLAEGTSLAADGLAAMLEELERTRPTRGRPIVTGFSQGGMLSFTLAVKHPERVGEALPLAGLLAPPLYPSAWPMGKLAPPVHAFHGDADTMVPHAGATETVRALVAVGFSAELTTYPGVGHTVSASMRGDWQKALEAAAQRAAASSP
- a CDS encoding HAD hydrolase family protein, with protein sequence MPPLGDRRTYLPRVAAPRWVVFADFDETYLAHDGSPERRRDRRSLEQLLLEEATALGLVFGWVADGPIDVVAATVGTHGLRVVPHFIASSWGAELDFFSREEGRRPVAEWDARVAQSGFSRARVASALDDLLRRGIPLVRREQAGRRIDSYTFQPSGRGRSPEITSILHKVAERHGIGVHVYPCHPALGEPEGTYDVDFVPRGVGKRQVVDFVLDRLGIPRARAFSFGDDVGDVDMLSAVEHGYLVDNATDDARRRFSRTAGASYARGILDVIERRIERARL
- a CDS encoding DUF4142 domain-containing protein, whose amino-acid sequence is MAHAFHRSFRRAFTLLALASAGVWGCGTDAGENRPSPAKEEPSEPLSLGQILAVVSTVNQNEITNAETARLRATGDGVRSYAERVAAEHQAIETRIQALQEKLRIKQEGSEMQSNLRHEAERAGELLRTVPAADFDVTYLNAQIGGHQRAITLLDAQLIPNAESAEVETFLREVRASLAQHLAQARRLRSRFPMLPGDRI